In a single window of the Pseudoxanthomonas sp. F37 genome:
- the lpxB gene encoding lipid-A-disaccharide synthase, with translation MEPTREPGDATPAAMPLRIALCAGEASGDGLGAGLVAALRRRFPHAEFAGIGGDAMRAAGCDTWFDADELAVMGLAEVLRHLPRLLRLRRTFRQRVLAWKPDAFIGIDAPDFNLGVERWLKERGVRTVHYVSPSVWAWREKRAGKIGRSADRVLCLFPMEPPIYARHAVDARFVGHPMADDIPMAPDRASARAALGLSPDAPLLAVLPGSRLGEIGRLAPAFFEAARRVAAQVPGLQIVIPAANAACRQALEAQIAAHGVASAWHLLDGRAREAMIAGDVVLLASGTATLEAMLCKRPMVVGYRIAPLTYRIVKGLGLLKVERYALPNVLAGKDIAPELMQDDCTPERLSAAVLHWFREPEAVAALQPTYVRLHEELRQDASASAAAAVAGLIAPSAGAQR, from the coding sequence ATGGAACCGACGCGGGAGCCCGGCGACGCGACTCCTGCCGCAATGCCGCTGCGTATCGCGCTGTGCGCCGGCGAAGCGTCCGGCGATGGCCTGGGTGCGGGACTGGTCGCCGCGCTGCGCCGGCGGTTCCCGCATGCCGAGTTCGCCGGCATCGGCGGCGATGCGATGCGCGCGGCCGGCTGCGACACCTGGTTCGACGCGGACGAACTGGCGGTGATGGGCCTGGCCGAGGTGCTGCGCCACCTGCCCCGCCTGCTCCGCCTGCGCAGGACCTTCCGCCAGCGCGTACTCGCGTGGAAGCCCGATGCGTTCATCGGCATCGACGCGCCCGACTTCAACCTGGGCGTCGAGCGCTGGCTGAAGGAACGCGGCGTGCGCACGGTGCATTACGTCAGCCCGTCGGTGTGGGCCTGGCGCGAGAAGCGTGCCGGGAAGATCGGCCGCAGCGCCGACCGGGTGCTGTGCCTGTTCCCGATGGAGCCCCCGATCTACGCGCGGCATGCGGTCGATGCGCGCTTCGTCGGCCATCCGATGGCGGACGATATCCCGATGGCCCCGGACCGCGCGTCCGCACGCGCCGCGCTCGGCCTGTCGCCCGACGCGCCCCTCCTGGCCGTGCTGCCCGGCAGCCGCCTGGGGGAGATCGGCCGACTCGCACCGGCCTTCTTCGAGGCGGCACGCAGGGTGGCCGCGCAGGTTCCCGGCCTGCAGATCGTCATCCCGGCCGCGAACGCCGCCTGCCGCCAGGCGCTGGAGGCGCAGATCGCCGCGCACGGGGTCGCTTCGGCCTGGCACCTGCTCGACGGCCGGGCGCGCGAAGCGATGATCGCCGGCGACGTGGTCCTGCTCGCGTCGGGCACCGCCACACTGGAGGCGATGCTGTGCAAGCGGCCGATGGTCGTGGGCTACCGCATCGCGCCGCTGACCTACCGCATCGTCAAGGGCCTGGGCCTGCTGAAGGTGGAGCGCTATGCGCTGCCCAACGTGCTGGCGGGCAAGGACATCGCGCCGGAACTGATGCAGGACGACTGCACGCCCGAGCGACTGTCGGCGGCCGTCCTGCACTGGTTCCGCGAACCGGAGGCCGTCGCCGCCCTGCAGCCCACCTACGTGCGACTGCACGAAGAACTCCGCCAGGATGCATCCGCAAGCGCTGCTGCGGCCGTCGCCGGATTGATCGCCCCATCTGCAGGCGCGCAGCGATGA
- the lpxA gene encoding acyl-ACP--UDP-N-acetylglucosamine O-acyltransferase translates to MSAPTAIHPSAVVHPQATLGDGVRIGPFAYVGPEVEIGDGTVIGPHCSITGPTRIGRDNHFVGHAAIGGDPQDKKYKGERVELVIGDRNQVREFVTVNRGTGAGGGITRVGSDNMLLAYTHVAHDCIVGNHCVFSNNSTLAGHVTIEDWVIMSGFAGVHQFCRVGAHAFIGMGVLLSGDVPPFTMVAGDAAGRPRGINSEGLKRRGFDAERIAAIKRAYRTLYVAGLPLAQAKQQLAEQAVASDDVKALLHFIESGERPLQR, encoded by the coding sequence ATGAGCGCCCCCACCGCCATCCATCCCAGCGCGGTCGTCCACCCCCAAGCGACGCTGGGCGACGGCGTGCGCATCGGTCCGTTCGCCTATGTCGGCCCCGAGGTCGAGATCGGCGACGGCACCGTCATCGGTCCGCATTGCTCCATCACCGGCCCCACCCGCATCGGCCGCGACAACCATTTCGTCGGCCACGCCGCCATCGGCGGCGACCCGCAGGACAAGAAGTACAAGGGCGAACGCGTCGAACTGGTCATCGGCGATCGCAACCAGGTGCGCGAATTCGTCACCGTGAACCGCGGCACCGGCGCCGGCGGCGGCATCACCCGCGTCGGCAGCGACAACATGCTGCTGGCCTATACGCACGTGGCGCACGACTGCATCGTCGGCAACCACTGCGTCTTCTCCAACAATTCCACGCTGGCAGGCCATGTCACCATCGAAGACTGGGTGATCATGAGCGGCTTCGCCGGCGTGCACCAGTTCTGCCGCGTCGGCGCCCACGCCTTCATCGGCATGGGCGTGCTGCTGAGCGGCGATGTGCCGCCCTTCACGATGGTGGCCGGCGACGCCGCCGGCCGGCCACGCGGCATCAACAGCGAAGGCCTCAAGCGCCGCGGCTTCGATGCCGAGCGCATCGCCGCCATCAAGCGCGCCTACCGCACGCTGTACGTCGCCGGCCTGCCGCTGGCGCAGGCCAAGCAGCAACTGGCCGAACAGGCCGTGGCCAGCGACGACGTGAAGGCGCTGCTGCACTTCATCGAGAGCGGCGAACGGCCGCTGCAGCGTTGA
- the fabZ gene encoding 3-hydroxyacyl-ACP dehydratase FabZ, translating into MTLDLQLPVDAATIRKLLPHRYPFLLVDRVVEFEKDKRVLAYKNITQNEPFFTGHFPDRPIMPGVLIIEALAQAGGLLTQLSHQGDTAGRMFYMVKVENARFTRMVVPGDRLDLDVTLKRLIRNMAFYTGVASVNGEQVACADVLCAEDTR; encoded by the coding sequence ATGACCCTGGACCTGCAACTGCCCGTCGACGCGGCCACCATCCGCAAGCTGCTGCCGCACCGCTACCCGTTCCTGCTGGTGGACCGCGTGGTGGAATTCGAGAAGGACAAGCGCGTGCTTGCCTACAAGAACATCACCCAGAACGAGCCTTTCTTCACCGGTCACTTCCCGGACCGGCCGATCATGCCGGGCGTGCTGATCATCGAGGCGCTGGCGCAGGCCGGCGGCCTGCTGACCCAGCTCTCGCACCAGGGCGACACCGCCGGGCGCATGTTCTACATGGTGAAAGTGGAGAACGCCCGCTTCACCCGGATGGTGGTGCCGGGCGACCGCCTGGACCTGGACGTCACCCTGAAGCGGCTGATCCGCAACATGGCCTTCTACACCGGCGTGGCCTCGGTCAACGGCGAACAGGTCGCCTGTGCCGACGTGCTGTGCGCCGAGGACACCCGCTGA
- the lpxD gene encoding UDP-3-O-(3-hydroxymyristoyl)glucosamine N-acyltransferase, with amino-acid sequence MTPPSFTSGELADRFGLELRGDAGLVIEGVATLARAEPGQLAFLANSRYRGQLGDSRASLVVVRAEDADAAPGAVLVAKDPYTAFARMAALFDSRPDRAPGIHASAVVDPSARVHPAAHIGAFVSVGARSVIGAGCSIGHGCVIGDDCVIGDDCELVARVTLVTRVRLGRRVLIHPGAVIGADGFGLAMDSGRWIKVPQLGGVVIGDDCEIGANTTIDRGALDDTVLEEDVRLDNQIQIGHNVRIGAHTAMAGCSAAAGSARIGRYCLIGGAAGVLGHLEICDRVVVTAMSLVTSSITEPGEYSSGTPLTDNRTWRKNAARFKQLDALARRVLAADKET; translated from the coding sequence ATGACCCCTCCTTCCTTCACTTCCGGCGAGCTTGCCGACCGCTTCGGCCTGGAACTGCGTGGCGATGCCGGCCTGGTCATCGAAGGCGTGGCCACGCTGGCCCGGGCCGAGCCGGGACAGCTCGCCTTCCTGGCCAACAGCCGCTACCGCGGCCAACTGGGCGACAGCCGGGCAAGCCTGGTGGTGGTGCGCGCCGAGGATGCCGACGCCGCACCCGGCGCCGTCCTCGTCGCCAAAGATCCCTACACCGCGTTCGCCAGGATGGCGGCCCTGTTCGACAGCAGGCCTGACCGCGCGCCCGGCATCCACGCCAGCGCCGTCGTCGATCCCAGCGCGCGGGTCCATCCCGCCGCGCACATCGGCGCCTTCGTCAGTGTCGGCGCCCGCAGCGTGATCGGTGCGGGCTGCTCGATCGGCCACGGCTGCGTGATCGGCGACGACTGCGTGATCGGCGACGACTGCGAACTGGTCGCCCGCGTCACCCTGGTCACGCGCGTGCGCCTGGGCCGGCGCGTGCTGATCCACCCCGGCGCGGTGATCGGCGCCGACGGGTTCGGCCTGGCCATGGACAGTGGGCGCTGGATCAAGGTGCCGCAGCTGGGCGGCGTGGTGATCGGCGACGACTGCGAGATCGGCGCCAACACCACCATCGACCGCGGCGCGCTGGACGACACGGTGCTGGAAGAAGACGTGCGCCTGGACAACCAGATCCAGATCGGCCACAACGTCCGCATCGGCGCGCACACGGCGATGGCCGGCTGCAGCGCCGCGGCAGGCAGCGCGCGCATCGGCCGCTACTGCCTGATCGGCGGCGCCGCCGGCGTGCTGGGCCACCTCGAAATCTGCGACCGCGTGGTCGTCACCGCGATGTCGCTGGTGACCAGTTCCATCACCGAACCCGGCGAATATTCCAGCGGCACGCCGCTCACCGACAACCGTACCTGGCGCAAGAACGCCGCCCGCTTCAAGCAACTGGACGCCCTGGCACGACGCGTGTTGGCGGCCGACAAGGAAACCTGA